Proteins encoded by one window of Sardina pilchardus chromosome 7, fSarPil1.1, whole genome shotgun sequence:
- the LOC134087555 gene encoding keratin, type II cytoskeletal cochleal-like: protein MSGGGFSIGGGGGSIRRSFSSQSAMAGSIGGGRMSSVSMRRSVGGGGLALGGGGGSSSFSYSIGGGGGAGGLALGGGGLALGGGGLALGGGGIGFGAGGAGIGLSMGGGGGGFVAPAITAVTVNQSLLTPLNLDIDPTIQTVRTQEKEQIKSLNNRFASFIDKVRFLEQQNKMLETKWTLLQDQTTVRSNIDAMFEAYIGNLRRQLDGLGNDKVKLEGELRNMQILVEDFKLKFEAEINTRATVENEFVLLKKDVDAAYMVKVELEAKVDALTDEINFLRAVYVEELRELQAQIKDTSAIVEMDNSRSLDMDSIVAEVRAQYEDIATRSRAEAESWYKAKFEEMQTSAGQYGVDLRATKSEIAELTRMISRLSSEIEVIKGQRASLEVQIAESEERGSLAVQDAKLRIRDLEEAIQKAKADMARQVREYQELMNVKLALDIEIATYRKLLEGEESRIGGASATVHVQETSAAVGGGGLALGGGGGLALGGGGGGGAGFGYGGGAGIGIGGGIGGGLGIGGGLAIGGGSSLSIGGGSSMSMSRSSSSMMSSGIRRF, encoded by the exons ATGAGCGGTGGTGGCTTCAGCattggtggcggcggcggcagcatcAGGAGGAGCTTCTCCAGCCAGTCCGCCATGGCAGGTTCCATCGGTGGCGGCCGCATGAGCTCCGTGTCCATGAGGCGctctgttggtggtggtggcctgGCCTTGGGAGGTGGTGGCGGTAGCTCCAGCTTCAGCTACAGCATCGGCGGAGGGGGTGGTGCTGGAGGCCTGGCCCTTGGTGGTGGAGGCCTGGCCCTCGGCGGTGGAGGCCTGGCCCTTGGTGGTGGAGGCATCGGTTTTGGAGCTGGAGGCGCTGGCATCGGACTGAGcatgggtggtggaggtggtggcttTGTTGCACCCGCCATCACAGCTGTCACAGTCAACCAGAGCCTGCTCACCCCCCTGAACCTCGACATCGACCCCACCATCCAGACCGTCCGCACCCAGGAGAAGGAGCAGATCAAGTCCCTCAACAACCGCTTCGCCTCCTTCATCGACAAG GTGCGCTTCCTGGAACAGCAGAACAAGATGCTGGAGACCAAGTGGACCCTTCTCCAGGACCAGACCACTGTGCGCTCCAACATCGATGCCATGTTCGAGGCCTACATCGGCAACCTGCGCAGACAGCTTGACGGCCTGGGCAACGACAAGGTCAAGCTGGAGGGAGAGCTGAGGAACATGCAAATTCTGGTTGAGGACTTCAAGCTGAA ATTTGAAGCTGAAATTAACACGCGTGCCACAGTGGAGAATGAGTTTGTTCTGCTGAAAAAG GATGTCGATGCAGCCTACATGGTCAAGGTGGAACTGGAGGCCAAGGTTGATGCCCTTACGGATGAGATCAACTTCCTCAGGGCCGTCTATGTGGAG GAGCTGCGCGAGCTGCAGGCACAGATCAAGGACACCTCTGCTATTGTGGAGATGGACAACAGCCGCTCTCTGGACATGGACTCCATTGTTGCTGAAGTGCGTGCTCAGTACGAAGATATCGCCACCCGCAGCCGTGCTGAAGCAGAGTCATGGTACAAGGCCAAG TTTGAGGAGATGCAGACGTCTGCTGGCCAATACGGTGTAGACCTGCGTGCAACCAAGTCAGAGATCGCAGAGCTCACCCGCATGATCAGCCGTCTCTCAAGTGAGATTGAGGTCATCAAAGGACAG CGTGCCAGTCTTGAGGTCCAGATTGCAGAGTCTGAGGAGCGAGGTAGCCTGGCAGTACAGGATGCCAAGCTGCGCATCAGGGACCTCGAGGAGGCCATCCAGAAAGCCAAGGCGGACATGGCCCGCCAGGTGCGCGAGTACCAGGAGCTGATGAACGTCAAACTGGCCCTCGACATTGAGATCGCCACCTACAGGAAACTGCTGGAAGGAGAGGAGTCCAG AATTGGAGGTGCCTCTGCAACCGTTCACGTTCAAGAGACTTCAGCTGCTGTTG GAGGCGGTGGCCTGGCCcttggtggtggcggtggcctGGCCcttggtggtggcggtggaggtggCGCTGGATTCGGCTATGGTGGTGGTGCCGGCATTGGAATTGGCGGTGGCATCGGTGGTGGCCTTGGCATTGGCGGTGGCCTTGCCATTGGAGGTGGCTCAAGCCTCAGCATTGGCGGTGGCAGCAGCATGTCCATGtctcgctcctcttcctccatgatGTCCAGTGGCATCCGCCGCTTCTAA